Genomic DNA from Microbaculum marinisediminis:
CAGCGCCCCGGTATAGCCCGCGTACATCGCCGAGAACACGGCCACCCGCGCGGGAAGCGAGTCATGGATCGCCGGCACGGCGCACAGCATGAGCCACACCACAGGCCCCACGAAAATCACGAACGGCGAGATCCGACTTCCGTTGAAGGCGCGCGCCCCGGCCCAGCCGAGGGAGATGCCCAGCACCAAGAGGGCGTTGGCGATATCGATGGACAGTATTTCGCTGATATCTCCGTCCAGGACCAAGAGCGTGAGCCCCACCGAAGCGGCGAACAAGCCGCCGCTCCACCACAGCAGCGTGCGCTCCGCCCGGTTCTGCCACCACGACAGGAACAGCAGCCCCGAAACGGGAAAGCACATGGCCGCCGCCGTGAAGAAAATCGTGGGGGTATCGAGAGACATCGAGGGTAGCACCGTCGGTCGTGAGGACACGGCCGACCATGCCAAAGGGGTCTTAACGATTGGCCAAACTATTTGATTAATTAAATTAATCGGGACTTAGCCGTCGTAACGTCACTTCGTTTCCTCGAACAGTTCGCGACCGATCAGCCAGCGCCGGATCTCGCTGGTGCCCGCGCCGATTTCGTACAGCTTGGCGTCGCGCAGCAGACGCCCGGTCGGGTAGTCGTTGATGTAGCCGTTGCCGCCCAGCACCTGGATCGCCTCGAGCGCCATCCAGGTCGCGGTCTCGGCCGCATAGAGGATCGCGCCGGCGGCGTCCTTGCGGGTGGTCTCGCCCCGGTCGCAGGCCCTGGCGACCATGTAGATATAGGCCCGCGAGGCATTCATGCGGGTGTACATGTCGGCGAGCTTGCCCTGCATCAGCTGGAACGAGCCGATCGCCTGGCCGAACTGCTTGCGCTCGTGCATGTAGGGAACGACCGCGTCCATGCACGCCTGCATGATGCCGATCGGCCCGGCGGCGAGCACCACGCGCTCGTAGTCGAGGCCGGACATCAGCACGTTGACGCCCCGGCCCACCTCGCCGAGCACGTTTTCCTCCGGCACCTCGCAATCCTCAAACACCAGCTCGCCGGTATCGGAGCCGCGCATCCCGAGCTTGTCGAGCTTCTGCGCCGTCGAGAAGCCCTTGAAGCCCTTCTCGACCAGGAAGGCGGTGATGCCGCGCGGACCGGCGTCCGGATCGGTCTTGGCATAGATCACCAGCGTGTCGGCGCCGGGCCCGTTGGTGATCCACATCTTCGAGCCGTTGAGAACCCAGCGGTCGCCCTTCTTCTCGGCGCGCGTGCGCATGGAGACGACGTCCGAGCCCGCGCCGGGCTCCGACATCGCCAGCGCACCCAGGCTCTCGCCGGAGATCAGGCCGGGCAGGTACCGCGCCTTCTGGTCCTCGGTGCCGTTGCGGCGGATCTGGTTGACGCAGAGATTGGAGTGCGCGCCGTAGCTCAGGCCCACCGAGGCGGAGCCGCGGCTGATCTCCTCCATGGCGATGCAATGCTCGAGGTAGCCCATGGCGGAGCCGCCGTATTCCTCCTCCACGGTGATGCCGAGCAGCCCGAGCGCCCCGAGTTTCGGCCACAGCTGGCGCGGGAACTCGTTGGTCCGGTCGATTTCGGCCGCGATCGGCGCGATCTCGTCGTCGGAAAACGAGCGCACCGTGTCGCGCAGCATGTCGGCGTGCTCGCCGAGATCGAAGTTCAGGCTCGGATAGTCGTTGGGGCGTGTCATCGTCAGCCTCGTTTCCCTGAAAGTGTCCCTAGAAGTCTCACTGTCTCGCGCCTCGGACCTGATCCGGTCCCCACCGCGACGGCAACCGCGTCTCTGGGTCCTGGATCAAGTCCAGGACACGCGGCCTGTTTCGGAATTCCGGTCGTGCGCACCTGACCGTGCGATCGTAAGTCTGGCTCGGATCGTCGTTAGGGCATGTCATTCTGACCCTCGTTTGTTCGTTGATCTCCCGGTCTCGTGCCCCGGACCTGATCCGGGGCCCACCGCGACGGCAAACGCGTCTCTGGATCCTGGATCAAGTCCAGGACACGCGGCCTGTTTCGGAATTCCGGTCGTGCGCACCTGACCGTGCGATCGACGGGCGGGCTCGGCCAGTCGTTGGTGCGCATCATTCTGACCCTCGTTTGTTCGTTGATCTCCCGGTCTCGTGCCCCGGACTTGATCCGGGGCCCAACGCGGCGACTGCCGCGTCCCTGGGTCCTGGATCAAGTCCAGGACACGCGGCCTGTTTCGGAATTACGGTCGTATGCACCGGACCTCTCTCAGCATGCCGCGGCACGGCCGCACCGTGTCGCCTTGGGTTCCCGCTTTCGCGGGAACGAGCGGCTGGGGGAACAGTCTCGCCTCCCCTCCGCTCACGCCCGCGAAGGCGGGAGTCCGGCCCCGGTGCAGT
This window encodes:
- a CDS encoding isovaleryl-CoA dehydrogenase translates to MTRPNDYPSLNFDLGEHADMLRDTVRSFSDDEIAPIAAEIDRTNEFPRQLWPKLGALGLLGITVEEEYGGSAMGYLEHCIAMEEISRGSASVGLSYGAHSNLCVNQIRRNGTEDQKARYLPGLISGESLGALAMSEPGAGSDVVSMRTRAEKKGDRWVLNGSKMWITNGPGADTLVIYAKTDPDAGPRGITAFLVEKGFKGFSTAQKLDKLGMRGSDTGELVFEDCEVPEENVLGEVGRGVNVLMSGLDYERVVLAAGPIGIMQACMDAVVPYMHERKQFGQAIGSFQLMQGKLADMYTRMNASRAYIYMVARACDRGETTRKDAAGAILYAAETATWMALEAIQVLGGNGYINDYPTGRLLRDAKLYEIGAGTSEIRRWLIGRELFEETK